The following are from one region of the Simiduia agarivorans SA1 = DSM 21679 genome:
- the coaBC gene encoding bifunctional phosphopantothenoylcysteine decarboxylase/phosphopantothenate--cysteine ligase CoaBC codes for MSSLKNKRVILAVSGGIAAYKSADLVRKLRDAGAEVRVVMTKGAEAFVTALTFQALSGNPVHTELLDTEAEAGMGHIELARWGELLLVAPASANTLARLAHGLADDLLGTLALASKAPLYVAPAMNQAMWAHSATQANVDTLRARGARVIGPDAGSQACGDVGEGRMTEPLAIVGALTGLSTGPLTGVRVTLTAGPTREALDPVRYISNHSSGKMGYALAQAFTDAGAQVRLISGPVNLPAPAVDALVQVNSAQEMLAAALADPGDCFVGAAAVADYRPATVADQKIKKQGDAIDDMTLALVRNPDIIAQVAMSRPKPYMVGFAAETQALLSYARDKLVRKKLDLVIANDVSRPDAGFNVDTNTVTLVDQHGDKALPSQSKTSLARELVNEIAQRYQAHAKKA; via the coding sequence ATGTCCAGCCTGAAAAACAAACGGGTGATTCTCGCGGTTTCCGGCGGTATCGCGGCGTACAAGAGTGCCGATCTGGTACGCAAGCTCCGCGACGCCGGTGCCGAGGTTCGGGTCGTGATGACCAAAGGCGCCGAGGCGTTTGTCACAGCACTGACCTTTCAGGCCCTGTCCGGCAATCCCGTACATACCGAATTGCTGGACACGGAAGCGGAAGCAGGCATGGGCCATATCGAGCTGGCCCGTTGGGGCGAGCTACTGCTAGTTGCGCCCGCCAGCGCCAATACTCTGGCCCGGCTGGCCCATGGCCTGGCCGATGACCTGTTGGGCACGCTGGCGTTGGCCAGCAAAGCGCCGCTGTATGTCGCACCCGCCATGAACCAGGCCATGTGGGCACATTCTGCGACCCAGGCCAATGTGGACACACTGCGTGCCAGAGGCGCCCGTGTGATCGGACCCGATGCCGGTTCGCAAGCCTGCGGCGACGTGGGCGAAGGGCGCATGACCGAGCCGCTGGCTATTGTCGGGGCGTTAACAGGGTTGAGCACTGGCCCGCTTACCGGCGTTCGCGTCACCCTCACGGCCGGCCCGACGCGTGAAGCACTGGATCCTGTGCGCTACATCAGTAACCACAGCTCTGGCAAAATGGGCTATGCGCTGGCACAGGCATTTACCGATGCGGGTGCACAGGTACGCCTGATCAGCGGCCCGGTGAACCTGCCCGCCCCCGCCGTGGACGCGCTGGTGCAGGTCAACAGCGCGCAGGAAATGCTGGCCGCTGCGCTGGCGGATCCCGGCGATTGCTTTGTTGGCGCCGCCGCGGTCGCCGACTACCGGCCCGCTACAGTGGCCGACCAGAAGATCAAAAAGCAGGGCGATGCGATCGACGATATGACCCTGGCGTTAGTGCGCAACCCCGACATCATCGCCCAGGTTGCAATGAGCCGGCCCAAACCTTACATGGTGGGATTTGCCGCAGAAACCCAAGCGCTTTTGAGTTACGCTCGCGACAAACTCGTCCGCAAGAAACTCGATCTGGTGATCGCCAACGATGTCTCCCGTCCCGACGCCGGCTTTAATGTGGATACCAACACCGTCACGCTGGTGGACCAACACGGCGACAAAGCACTGCCGAGCCAATCCAAAACCAGTCTCGCGCGCGAGCTGGTGAACGAAATCGCACAACGATACCAAGCACACGCAAAAAAGGCCTAA
- the radC gene encoding RadC family protein has product MAIHQWPAAERPREKLLTKGPSALSDAELLAIFLRTGVAGQSAVDLARQLLTDFGGLRPLLEADKETFIAARGLGTAKYSQLQAALEMARRHLEAELMRADALTSPAAVRHYLQSQLRHKPREVFALLLLDNQHRLIKFLSLFEGTLDGAAVYPREVVQAVINHRAAAVIFAHNHPSGVAEPSQADIAITHRLREALALVDVRVLDHLIVGDGHCTSLAERGLM; this is encoded by the coding sequence ATGGCAATACATCAATGGCCCGCGGCCGAACGGCCCAGGGAAAAACTGCTTACCAAAGGACCTTCGGCCTTGTCCGATGCCGAGCTGCTGGCGATTTTCCTGCGCACGGGCGTCGCGGGCCAGAGTGCTGTGGACCTGGCCCGTCAGTTGCTCACCGATTTCGGCGGCCTGCGCCCCTTATTGGAGGCCGACAAGGAAACCTTTATCGCTGCGCGGGGACTCGGCACCGCCAAGTACAGCCAGCTGCAAGCGGCACTGGAAATGGCCCGCAGGCATCTGGAAGCTGAGCTGATGCGGGCGGATGCGCTCACCTCGCCCGCCGCCGTGCGCCACTACCTGCAGAGCCAGTTGCGCCACAAGCCCCGCGAAGTGTTTGCCCTGTTGTTGCTGGATAACCAACACCGGCTGATTAAATTCCTGAGTCTGTTTGAAGGTACCCTCGATGGCGCGGCGGTCTACCCGCGCGAAGTGGTGCAGGCGGTAATAAACCACCGGGCGGCCGCGGTGATCTTCGCCCATAACCATCCCTCGGGTGTGGCCGAGCCCAGCCAGGCCGACATCGCCATTACCCATCGGCTGCGCGAGGCGCTGGCGTTGGTGGATGTGCGGGTGCTGGACCACCTCATTGTCGGCGACGGTCATTGCACGTCGCTGGCAGAGCGCGGCCTTATGTGA
- a CDS encoding mitochondrial fission ELM1 family protein, producing MRFFLLGAELEQETSATPKRVWLITDGKPGHLNQLRGLGQRLQHYASVELIEVPVQGSGWWCWLKGSNPCDAAAAPDLVIAAGSRTQPWLLAARRHFNCPAVLLMRPFLPYGWFDAVIVPAHDQPPARPNVLVTQGVVNAVQPGESPAGAEQQLLLVGGESRHYGWDSAALAAQIQALVMEASGAEFVLSDSRRTPADFIPRLQACNLPRLKILSHQQTPAGWLPRAMADAHGIWVTPDSVSMVYEAITSGRPTGIFNLPESGCGRIVAGIEQLAQAGWLTRFDQRDQPPARPAGQLWEADRAARWLLTRLPFHFNIRNPLQE from the coding sequence ATGCGTTTTTTTCTGTTGGGCGCCGAGTTGGAGCAAGAGACGAGCGCCACACCCAAGCGGGTGTGGCTGATAACCGACGGCAAGCCAGGCCACCTGAACCAGTTGCGGGGGCTGGGCCAGCGCCTGCAACACTACGCCTCGGTGGAATTGATTGAGGTACCCGTGCAGGGCAGCGGTTGGTGGTGTTGGCTCAAAGGTTCCAATCCCTGTGACGCTGCAGCGGCTCCCGATCTGGTGATTGCCGCCGGTTCCCGTACCCAGCCCTGGTTACTTGCCGCGCGCCGGCACTTTAACTGCCCGGCCGTGCTGTTGATGCGCCCCTTCTTGCCCTATGGCTGGTTTGATGCGGTGATTGTGCCTGCTCACGACCAGCCCCCTGCCCGTCCCAATGTGTTGGTTACCCAAGGTGTAGTTAACGCGGTGCAACCTGGCGAGTCGCCGGCGGGTGCTGAACAACAGTTGCTGTTGGTGGGTGGTGAATCCAGACACTATGGTTGGGACAGTGCCGCCCTGGCGGCGCAGATACAGGCGCTGGTGATGGAGGCGTCGGGTGCGGAATTCGTGTTGTCTGATTCCCGCCGTACGCCGGCGGATTTCATCCCGCGGTTGCAGGCGTGTAATCTGCCGCGGCTGAAGATACTGAGTCATCAACAAACCCCGGCGGGCTGGTTGCCCCGTGCCATGGCCGATGCCCATGGCATCTGGGTCACGCCGGACAGCGTGAGTATGGTGTACGAAGCCATCACCAGTGGCCGGCCCACCGGTATTTTCAATCTACCCGAATCAGGCTGTGGCCGGATTGTTGCGGGTATCGAACAGCTGGCACAAGCCGGATGGCTCACGCGTTTTGACCAGCGCGATCAGCCGCCGGCACGACCGGCAGGCCAGCTCTGGGAGGCGGACCGCGCGGCGCGCTGGCTCCTCACGCGGCTGCCGTTTCATTTCAATATCAGAAATCCTTTGCAGGAGTAA
- a CDS encoding glycosyltransferase codes for MIRLAQVLAGGEQGGAENMFTRTAIGLQQTGSFDQRVYLRNHPARLAALEAAGCSCRHFRFGSALHFLDRWQYQRDLRAFAPDVVLTWMNRASIATPAGDYKLVSRLGSYYDLKYYRHADYWIGISKGICDHLIKGGMPADKVFMIPNFVDEAEVEPLPRDSFDTPADAPLILSAGRLHPVKGFDILIRALKRVPDAILWLAGAGPEDENLRSLAKSEGVADRIRFLGWRSDVTRLVRTADLFVCSSRHEGLGSIVLESWAHGCPIVATDSQGPGELIEHGVTGLLTPVDEVAPLADAINQVLGDSTLAQALADNAGRQYDKHYRKSVIIGQYQQLLTQLANSP; via the coding sequence ATGATCAGATTGGCCCAGGTACTGGCGGGCGGAGAACAAGGCGGCGCGGAAAATATGTTCACCCGTACCGCCATCGGTTTGCAGCAAACCGGTAGCTTTGATCAGCGGGTTTACCTGCGCAATCACCCGGCGCGGTTGGCGGCGTTGGAAGCCGCCGGCTGCAGTTGCCGGCATTTCCGGTTTGGCAGTGCACTGCACTTTTTAGATCGCTGGCAATACCAGCGCGACCTGCGCGCGTTTGCCCCGGACGTGGTGCTCACCTGGATGAATCGGGCATCGATCGCAACGCCTGCCGGTGATTACAAGCTGGTAAGTCGGCTTGGCAGTTACTACGACCTGAAATACTACCGCCACGCCGATTACTGGATTGGCATCTCCAAAGGTATCTGCGATCACCTGATAAAGGGCGGCATGCCCGCCGATAAGGTGTTCATGATTCCCAACTTTGTGGATGAGGCCGAGGTGGAACCTTTGCCGCGCGACAGTTTCGACACGCCGGCAGATGCACCATTGATTTTGTCGGCCGGCCGGCTGCATCCGGTTAAAGGTTTCGACATTCTGATTCGCGCGCTGAAACGGGTGCCGGATGCGATTTTATGGCTGGCCGGAGCCGGACCAGAAGATGAAAATCTGAGGTCGTTGGCAAAATCTGAAGGTGTGGCCGATCGCATCCGTTTTCTGGGTTGGCGCTCCGACGTAACCCGTCTGGTGCGCACGGCCGATCTGTTTGTGTGTTCGTCGCGACACGAAGGTTTGGGTTCGATAGTGTTGGAAAGTTGGGCGCACGGCTGTCCCATCGTGGCAACCGATTCGCAAGGCCCGGGTGAACTGATTGAACACGGCGTGACCGGTTTACTGACTCCGGTAGATGAGGTGGCGCCGCTGGCCGATGCTATCAATCAGGTGTTGGGTGATAGCACGCTGGCGCAAGCGCTGGCCGACAATGCCGGCCGCCAATACGACAAGCATTACCGCAAATCGGTGATCATCGGCCAATATCAGCAGCTGCTTACTCAGCTCGCCAATTCGCCATAG
- a CDS encoding glycosyltransferase family 4 protein, translating into MKKLTVIQVLPELHGGGVERGTLEIAAGLVAAGHRSVVISAGGRLVPELEAAGSEHITLPIAKKSLWALRQVRVLRKLFVALQADIIHLRSRLPAWLCYLAWRKLPAHKRPRLVTTVHGLYSVNRYSKIMARGEAVIAVSETIVDYIRTNYPDCFGPQVRRIYRGIDPAQFPRDYQPSAEWSAQWQQQFPQLVGKKVLCLPGRITRLKGHLDFLDMLHALVRAGEPVAGLIVGGEDPRRMGYYQEIKARVEELQLEDLVVFTGHRRDIRDIYAVSDLIFSLSTKPESFGRTVLEPLAMGRMVVGYDHGGVGEILAALFPQGRVPLQNADALRATALQLLKEPQLPAENQQFLLKDMVGQTLALYGELAS; encoded by the coding sequence ATGAAGAAGCTGACCGTAATTCAGGTTTTACCGGAATTGCATGGCGGTGGCGTGGAGCGCGGCACCCTGGAGATTGCTGCGGGGTTGGTGGCCGCCGGCCACCGCTCGGTGGTGATTTCCGCGGGCGGCCGACTGGTGCCCGAGCTGGAGGCGGCAGGCAGCGAACACATCACCTTACCCATCGCAAAAAAATCCCTCTGGGCACTGCGTCAGGTGCGGGTGCTGCGCAAGTTATTTGTGGCGCTACAAGCAGACATCATTCACCTGCGCTCGCGCCTGCCCGCCTGGTTGTGCTACCTGGCCTGGCGCAAACTGCCCGCGCACAAGCGGCCACGCTTGGTTACCACCGTGCACGGACTTTATTCAGTGAATCGCTACAGCAAAATCATGGCCAGGGGTGAAGCCGTCATTGCCGTTTCAGAAACCATTGTGGATTATATTCGCACCAACTACCCCGATTGTTTTGGCCCGCAGGTCAGGCGCATTTACCGGGGCATAGACCCGGCCCAGTTCCCACGCGATTATCAACCAAGCGCAGAATGGTCAGCACAATGGCAGCAGCAGTTTCCGCAACTGGTCGGAAAAAAAGTGCTGTGCCTGCCGGGTCGCATCACCCGCCTGAAAGGGCACCTGGATTTTCTGGATATGTTGCATGCGCTGGTGCGCGCAGGCGAACCGGTGGCCGGCCTGATTGTGGGCGGTGAAGATCCGCGCCGGATGGGTTACTACCAGGAAATCAAAGCGCGGGTAGAAGAATTGCAACTCGAAGACCTGGTGGTGTTCACCGGGCACCGACGCGACATCCGCGATATTTATGCGGTATCGGATCTGATTTTCTCCCTGTCCACCAAACCCGAATCCTTTGGCCGCACGGTGCTGGAACCGCTCGCCATGGGCCGCATGGTGGTGGGCTATGATCACGGCGGCGTGGGCGAAATTCTGGCGGCACTGTTTCCACAAGGGCGGGTGCCCTTGCAGAACGCCGACGCGCTGCGCGCGACCGCACTACAACTGCTCAAAGAACCGCAACTGCCGGCAGAAAACCAACAGTTTTTACTGAAGGATATGGTGGGTCAGACGCTCGCGCTCTATGGCGAATTGGCGAGCTGA
- a CDS encoding YrbL family protein, giving the protein MTDAPGFCLLAADPSFEPTAAISLTGLCRRLTQHHRILFIGPRAVFAELPPGPNLECLDIATLDDDKLVNAIQQFAPRITHALGRPAWSRLKRIQHRLYSASALSPDHREPVPADAQFADLLLVPAPGSAQHPNLMQLPTASADRFRESLSKIYDETVVALLAGFQPHHWYHYRVIAKGANRVCVHADDNSHQCLKFLTAKGATATVDPNTQEWAAYQRWQQRSDARFSDFFSPCVAMESTPHGEALRCELVCSDDGSLARPIYYYFSHQAPFSQAALHRALDQFEQYVHINRLPLFDLNAGNLLVVIDSKATPRLVCADAKSLDARKELLPLSRWFEWARRRKVNRRFQRLHQRIDQRWPDTEEKTP; this is encoded by the coding sequence ATGACCGACGCACCCGGCTTTTGCTTGCTGGCAGCCGATCCCTCATTTGAACCAACGGCTGCGATATCGCTGACAGGCCTGTGCCGCAGGTTAACCCAGCACCATCGCATCCTGTTCATTGGTCCTCGGGCAGTCTTTGCTGAACTTCCCCCCGGGCCCAACCTTGAGTGTCTGGACATTGCCACCCTTGACGATGACAAGTTAGTCAACGCCATCCAGCAGTTTGCACCCCGAATTACCCATGCGTTGGGTCGCCCGGCTTGGTCGCGCTTGAAACGGATACAACATCGACTTTACAGCGCCAGCGCACTCAGCCCGGACCATCGCGAGCCTGTGCCTGCCGATGCACAGTTTGCCGACCTGTTATTGGTCCCAGCACCCGGTTCAGCCCAGCACCCTAATCTGATGCAATTACCGACCGCCTCAGCAGACCGCTTCCGTGAAAGCCTGAGCAAGATCTACGACGAGACAGTGGTTGCCCTATTGGCCGGCTTTCAGCCGCACCATTGGTATCACTACCGGGTCATCGCCAAGGGCGCCAATCGCGTGTGCGTGCACGCCGATGACAACAGCCACCAATGCCTGAAGTTTCTGACCGCAAAGGGCGCAACGGCAACTGTCGATCCCAATACTCAGGAGTGGGCCGCTTACCAGCGCTGGCAACAACGCAGCGACGCGCGTTTCAGCGACTTTTTCAGCCCGTGTGTGGCGATGGAAAGCACCCCGCACGGTGAGGCTTTGCGCTGTGAACTGGTGTGCAGCGACGATGGTTCTTTGGCCAGGCCTATCTATTATTATTTTTCGCACCAGGCACCCTTCAGCCAGGCTGCACTGCACAGGGCATTGGATCAGTTCGAGCAGTATGTTCACATCAATCGCCTGCCATTGTTTGATCTTAATGCCGGCAACCTGCTGGTAGTGATTGATTCAAAGGCCACTCCACGTCTGGTTTGCGCAGACGCCAAAAGCCTCGACGCACGCAAGGAGCTGTTACCTTTGTCACGCTGGTTTGAATGGGCCAGACGGCGCAAAGTGAATCGCCGCTTTCAACGATTACACCAACGCATCGATCAGCGTTGGCCAGACACTGAAGAGAAAACACCATGA
- a CDS encoding O-antigen ligase family protein, translating into MSSISKGRMAFLIALPVLLLFARAVADGTVLLTGLAFVWLSWRRADWQWLQQPWVRAGLALWLLLLMLTALAPDPARSFIYAAFFGRWILFAAALQCWLLADLPARRLVQASLIGVLAFVLFDSFWQYFTGFNVWGDAKFTSVRLTGPFGDPSPGVLCIKVLFIAAAGIYALQAGKGFWQQFIVLLATLNLGLLFIFATGERMPFMMYGLGMVVVLVALMLAHKGRRLLMTSVFLLASGLIVFTAYQQKATWHRTVVTTVDTLANFWQTPYGQVIESGYQVWLDRPLLGHGIHTYKKACNALKEQGGVAHCFHHPHNIYLHWLVEAGIIGLAGFLVLLGLLLRASCNHLWAQRRWMPLGFVWATYLATFWPIAASPGMFNNWMAGLIWFGIGWSLAVNQDAGRLGPDHHVI; encoded by the coding sequence ATGTCATCAATCTCCAAAGGCCGCATGGCGTTTCTTATCGCTCTCCCTGTACTGCTGTTGTTTGCCCGCGCAGTAGCGGATGGCACCGTCCTGCTTACAGGTCTTGCGTTCGTGTGGCTGAGCTGGCGCAGGGCAGACTGGCAATGGCTTCAGCAGCCCTGGGTGCGTGCCGGGCTGGCACTGTGGCTGCTGTTATTGATGCTCACAGCGCTTGCCCCTGACCCGGCCAGGTCCTTCATTTATGCCGCCTTCTTTGGACGCTGGATTTTGTTCGCAGCCGCCCTGCAATGCTGGTTGCTGGCAGACCTACCCGCCCGGCGTCTGGTACAGGCGAGCCTGATTGGCGTATTGGCCTTTGTCCTGTTTGATTCCTTTTGGCAATACTTTACGGGATTCAATGTATGGGGCGACGCCAAATTCACTTCAGTTCGTCTCACTGGCCCCTTTGGCGACCCTTCACCCGGCGTACTGTGTATCAAGGTGTTGTTTATAGCCGCTGCGGGTATTTACGCCCTGCAGGCCGGTAAAGGTTTTTGGCAGCAGTTCATTGTCCTGCTGGCCACGCTGAATCTGGGTTTGCTTTTCATATTTGCCACCGGCGAGCGCATGCCGTTCATGATGTACGGCCTTGGCATGGTGGTGGTGTTGGTGGCGCTGATGCTGGCCCACAAGGGCCGGCGCCTGTTGATGACGTCAGTTTTTCTGCTCGCGTCAGGTCTGATCGTGTTCACCGCCTACCAACAGAAAGCAACCTGGCACCGCACCGTTGTCACGACTGTAGATACGCTGGCGAACTTCTGGCAAACCCCCTATGGGCAGGTCATTGAGTCCGGCTATCAGGTCTGGCTGGATCGCCCACTGCTGGGCCACGGCATCCACACCTACAAAAAAGCCTGCAACGCGTTAAAGGAACAGGGTGGCGTTGCCCACTGTTTCCACCATCCACACAATATTTATCTGCATTGGCTGGTTGAGGCAGGCATCATTGGGCTTGCGGGCTTTTTGGTTTTGCTGGGGTTGTTGCTACGCGCCAGCTGCAATCATTTATGGGCCCAGCGTCGTTGGATGCCACTGGGCTTTGTGTGGGCCACCTACCTTGCGACCTTCTGGCCCATCGCAGCCTCGCCCGGCATGTTCAACAACTGGATGGCAGGGCTTATCTGGTTCGGCATCGGCTGGTCTTTGGCCGTGAACCAGGACGCCGGACGCCTGGGCCCGGACCACCATGTTATTTAA
- the rpmB gene encoding 50S ribosomal protein L28, with translation MSKVCQVTGKRPITGHNVSHAKNHTKRRFLPNLHTHRFWVESEKRFVKLRISAKGMRIIDKRGIEQVLNDLRARGEAV, from the coding sequence ATGTCCAAGGTATGTCAGGTAACCGGCAAGCGTCCGATTACTGGTCACAATGTTTCTCACGCGAAAAACCACACCAAGCGTCGTTTTTTGCCAAACCTTCACACCCACCGTTTCTGGGTAGAGTCTGAAAAGCGCTTTGTGAAGCTGCGTATTTCTGCCAAAGGCATGCGCATCATCGACAAGCGTGGCATTGAACAGGTGCTGAACGACCTGCGCGCCCGTGGCGAAGCGGTTTAA
- the rpmG gene encoding 50S ribosomal protein L33, whose protein sequence is MRDLIRLNSTAGTGHFYTTDKNKRTMPEKMEIKKYDPVVRKHVVYKEGKIK, encoded by the coding sequence ATGCGTGATCTGATTCGTCTGAATTCTACTGCCGGTACTGGTCATTTCTACACTACCGACAAGAACAAGCGCACCATGCCCGAGAAAATGGAGATCAAAAAGTACGATCCCGTTGTTCGCAAGCATGTTGTCTACAAGGAAGGCAAGATCAAGTAA
- the tsaA gene encoding tRNA (N6-threonylcarbamoyladenosine(37)-N6)-methyltransferase TrmO, translating into MPDSLKIEPVGRVASCFEEKFGVPRQPRLAPSSFGAIELLAPWNTPDAVDGLEAVSHLWVQFGFHLSPPAKSAKVRPPRLGGNRKLGVFASRSPVRPNGLGLSVVKLEAVEIRPGAVRLRISGHDLVDGTPVYDIKPYLPYADAIAEAVNPIAPAAPSQIPVEGVDALCLPLHLQQLVIEVLRQDPRPAYQQPDPARVYGMRLAGGNLQWRYLSCEQSALGLRIEVIGYSLDPAVGATDA; encoded by the coding sequence ATGCCTGATAGCCTGAAGATTGAACCCGTTGGCCGCGTTGCTTCCTGTTTTGAGGAGAAGTTCGGCGTGCCCCGGCAACCGCGCCTGGCGCCCTCCTCTTTTGGCGCGATAGAGCTGTTGGCGCCCTGGAACACGCCGGATGCGGTGGATGGCCTGGAGGCGGTGTCGCACCTGTGGGTGCAGTTTGGCTTTCACCTGAGCCCACCGGCCAAAAGCGCCAAAGTCCGCCCGCCGCGGCTAGGTGGCAACCGCAAGCTGGGGGTGTTTGCCAGCCGTTCGCCGGTGCGGCCCAATGGGTTGGGTCTATCCGTGGTCAAGCTCGAGGCGGTGGAGATACGCCCCGGGGCTGTGCGGCTGCGGATTTCGGGCCACGATCTGGTGGACGGCACGCCGGTGTATGACATCAAGCCCTACCTGCCTTACGCCGATGCGATTGCGGAGGCGGTGAATCCCATTGCGCCGGCGGCGCCCAGCCAGATTCCGGTCGAGGGTGTCGATGCACTGTGTCTGCCTCTGCACCTCCAACAACTGGTCATCGAAGTCCTGCGCCAGGACCCACGCCCGGCTTACCAGCAACCGGATCCGGCACGGGTCTATGGTATGCGCCTGGCCGGCGGTAACCTGCAATGGCGTTATCTGTCTTGTGAGCAATCGGCCCTGGGCCTGCGTATTGAGGTGATTGGCTACTCCCTGGACCCTGCGGTAGGAGCAACGGATGCCTGA
- the mutM gene encoding bifunctional DNA-formamidopyrimidine glycosylase/DNA-(apurinic or apyrimidinic site) lyase, whose amino-acid sequence MPELPEVETTRAGIAPHIQRKKVKTLVVRNPALRWPVPDDLAARVTGQTLLDVSRRGKYLLLRFKAGHLLIHLGMSGSLRIIQATEPPGYHDHVDLVLSGDRALRFHDPRRFGCWLWAEGDVNAHKLLASLGPEPLSDAFDADYLYTACRGKKANIKNVIMDSHVVVGVGNIYANEALFLAGIRPRRAAGSLTRAQTEGLVSHIKAVLARAIESGGTTLRDFVGGDGKPGYFQQTLMVYGRGGEACKLCHTLLKEVRVNNRATVYCAQCQT is encoded by the coding sequence ATGCCTGAGTTACCCGAAGTTGAAACCACCCGCGCGGGCATTGCACCTCATATCCAGCGCAAAAAAGTAAAAACCCTGGTGGTGCGCAATCCGGCACTGCGCTGGCCGGTGCCCGATGATCTGGCGGCCAGAGTGACCGGACAAACGTTGCTCGATGTGAGCCGACGCGGCAAATACCTGTTGCTCAGATTCAAGGCCGGTCACTTGCTCATTCACCTCGGTATGTCTGGCAGCCTGCGAATTATCCAGGCCACTGAGCCGCCTGGGTACCACGATCATGTGGACCTGGTGCTGTCCGGCGATCGGGCTCTGCGCTTTCATGACCCTCGCCGTTTTGGCTGTTGGCTCTGGGCTGAAGGCGATGTGAATGCTCACAAACTGTTGGCGTCCCTGGGCCCGGAACCGCTTTCAGACGCGTTTGACGCAGACTATCTGTATACCGCCTGCCGGGGTAAAAAGGCCAATATCAAAAATGTCATCATGGACAGCCATGTGGTGGTAGGCGTGGGTAACATCTACGCCAATGAGGCGTTGTTTCTGGCTGGCATCCGACCGCGACGGGCCGCAGGCAGCCTGACCCGCGCCCAGACCGAAGGTCTGGTTTCGCACATCAAGGCCGTGCTGGCCCGCGCCATTGAGTCGGGTGGCACCACCTTGAGGGACTTTGTGGGCGGCGACGGTAAGCCAGGGTACTTCCAGCAAACCCTGATGGTTTACGGCCGGGGTGGCGAAGCCTGCAAGCTGTGTCACACTCTGTTAAAAGAAGTTCGCGTGAATAATCGGGCCACGGTATATTGCGCCCAGTGCCAAACTTAA
- the coaD gene encoding pantetheine-phosphate adenylyltransferase, whose protein sequence is MRTVVYPGTFDPLTNGHIDLVERACRLFDKVIVAIAASTKKNPLFTLEERVKLTEDVLAHLPNVEICGFDILLADLVKQKNAQGVLRGLRAVSDFEYEFQLANMNRALAPEMESLFLTPSEHLSYISSSLVREIASLGGDVSQFVHPLVKEALAERYKK, encoded by the coding sequence ATGCGTACAGTTGTCTATCCGGGGACCTTTGACCCGCTGACCAACGGCCATATCGATCTGGTAGAGCGCGCCTGTCGCCTGTTCGACAAAGTAATTGTGGCCATTGCCGCCAGCACCAAGAAAAATCCGTTGTTCACGCTCGAAGAGCGCGTAAAGCTGACCGAAGATGTACTGGCACACCTGCCCAACGTGGAAATCTGCGGTTTTGATATTTTGCTGGCGGACCTGGTCAAGCAAAAGAACGCACAAGGCGTATTGCGTGGCCTGCGCGCAGTGTCAGACTTTGAATATGAATTCCAGCTGGCCAACATGAACCGGGCATTGGCGCCCGAAATGGAAAGCCTGTTCCTGACGCCGTCGGAACACCTGTCTTACATCTCGTCATCGCTGGTGCGGGAGATTGCCTCGCTGGGCGGTGATGTCAGCCAGTTCGTGCACCCATTGGTGAAGGAAGCACTGGCTGAGCGCTACAAAAAGTGA
- the rsmD gene encoding 16S rRNA (guanine(966)-N(2))-methyltransferase RsmD: MKKASRGRNAANSSGGRLRLIGGQWRGRVLSFPDADGLRPTGDRQRETLFNWLQLDMPGARCLDLFAGSGALGLEALSRGAGLCTLLELNPAACSQLAANARLLNADQAEVIHTNSLDWLRQPPAAPYDIVFLDPPFAADLWQACIDALAQPGWLNADAAVYIEAPCDASFTVPGHWMLNREKRSGANSYRLYRLA; this comes from the coding sequence ATGAAAAAAGCGTCCAGAGGCCGCAATGCGGCGAACAGTAGCGGCGGTCGGCTGAGGTTAATTGGCGGCCAGTGGCGTGGCCGGGTGCTCAGCTTTCCCGACGCCGACGGCCTGCGCCCCACCGGCGATCGCCAGCGCGAGACATTGTTCAATTGGCTGCAATTGGATATGCCCGGCGCGCGCTGTCTGGACCTGTTTGCCGGCTCAGGTGCGCTGGGGCTTGAGGCGCTCTCGCGCGGCGCCGGCCTTTGCACCCTGCTGGAACTCAACCCGGCGGCCTGCAGCCAGCTGGCGGCCAATGCCCGCCTGCTCAATGCCGATCAGGCCGAGGTGATTCATACCAACAGTCTGGATTGGCTCAGACAACCACCGGCAGCGCCTTATGACATCGTGTTTCTGGACCCGCCCTTCGCCGCCGATCTGTGGCAAGCGTGTATCGATGCCTTGGCTCAACCCGGCTGGCTCAATGCCGACGCCGCTGTCTATATCGAAGCGCCGTGCGATGCCAGCTTCACGGTACCCGGGCATTGGATGCTTAACCGGGAGAAACGGTCGGGGGCGAACAGCTACCGGCTCTACCGATTGGCGTGA